Proteins from one Pagrus major chromosome 1, Pma_NU_1.0 genomic window:
- the LOC141002497 gene encoding N-acyl-aromatic-L-amino acid amidohydrolase (carboxylate-forming) B-like: MERVSFPPLSRVAICGGTHGNEMSGVYMVRELQKQKVDQAGSLSITTVLSNPRAVDVCRRYIDQDLNRCFTDALLSAPVTESTPYELRRAQELNAQLGPKGSQEAVDLLCDIHNTTANMGLCLMLYSVDYITLHIYKYMQSKMTSMPVTAIQLDTPLSDAFSLESVGKHGFSIEVGPQPNVVVRADIFNIVKEAVDLTIEWLQAFNSGSTFEGGEVEAYTLERSVDYPRDPTTNEITAAIHPQLQDNDFKLLRPGDPVFLTFSGETVKHEGEELYPFFINECAYYEKKIAFHLAKKTTLTFPSVSVKKD; the protein is encoded by the exons ATGGAACGCGTCTCTTTCCCGCCGCTGTCCCGTGTTGCCATTTGTGGCGGCACCCACGGAAATGAGATGTCAGGGGTGTACATGGTGAGAGAATTGCAGAAACAGAAGGTAGATCAGGCTGGATCTCTTTCTATAACCACCGTCCTATCGAACCCACGCGCTGTGGATGTTTGCAGAAGATACATAGACCAAGATCTCAATCGCTGTTTCACAGATGCCTTGTTGAG TGCCCCCGTGACAGAGTCTACACCCTATGAGCTGAGGCGAGCACAAGAGCTGAATGCTCAGCTGGGGCCCAAAGGAAGCCAAGAGGCCGTGGATCTACTCTGTGATATCCACAACACCACTGCCAACATGGGCCTGTGCCTCATGTTATACTCTGTAGACTACATCACCCTGCACATTTACAAATACATGCAG AGCAAGATGACCTCTATGCCTGTGACAGCAATCCAGCTAGATACACCCCTTTCTGATGCTTTTTCCTTGGAGTCAGTGGGCAAACATGGCTTCT CGATAGAGGTCGGCCCTCAACCCAACGTTGTGGTCAGAGCTGATATCTTTAACATAGTGAAGGAGGCAGTGGATCTCACAATAGAGTGGCTTCAGGCATTCaattctg GAAGTACTTTTGAGGGAGGTGAAGTGGAAGCATACACTTTGGAGAGGAGTGTAGACTACCCAAGGGATCCTACAACCAATGAGATTACTGCTGCCATACACCCCCAGCTGCAG GATAACGACTTCAAGCTTCTCCGACCAGGCGACCCCGTCTTCCTGACATTTTCTGGAGAGACGGTGAAGCACGAAGGAGAAGAATTGTACCCGTTCTTTATAAATGAATGTGCCTACTACGAGAAGAAGATTGCTTTCCATTTAGCCAAGAAGACCACACTGACCTTTCCATCCGTAAGTGTGAAGAAGGactga
- the LOC141006242 gene encoding claudin domain-containing protein 1-like translates to MVDNRYATALVIGSVLSMLATVYLSVAVGTQHWYQYSSPALKREAINVSKLIDEFIDGDFDEKTYSDTMFRLNGTLGLWWRCIQVPQPSQSHWFKEPDPKMETRCVSFTLPQQFRPKYKNSTPNSEEEDLLRTYLWRSQFLLPLVSLALVFLSGLVGVCACLCRSFTPTLGVGVLHVLAGLCSLGTVCCFLAGVDLLPKQKGVEGSLGWSLYLALISVPLQMMAAALFLWAARSHSKNYTRVTAYRVA, encoded by the exons ATGGTAGACAACCGCTATGCCACAGCTCTGGTCATCGGCTCGGTGCTGAGCATGCTGGCCACAGTCTACCTCTCTGTGGCTGTGGGAACCCAGCACTGGTATCAGTACAGCAGTCCAGCCCTTAAACGTGAGGCGATCAATGTCTCAAAGCTCATAGATGAATTCATCGACGGAGACTTTGATGAGAAGACTTACAGTGACACCATGTTCCGCCTGAACGGCACCCTGGGACTGTGGTGGAGGTGCATCCAGGTGCCACAGCCCAGCCAGTCACACTGGTTCAAAGAGCCAG ATCCGAAAATGGAGACACGGTGTGTGAGCTTCACGCTTCCTCAGCAGTTTAGGCCAAAGTACAAAAACTCAACCCCcaacagtgaagaagaagacctGCTGAGAACAT ACTTGTGGAGGAGTCAGTTTCTCCTGCCCTTGGTGTCTTTGGCTTTGGTGTTCCTCAGCGGCCTTGTTGGGGTCTGCGCCTGCCTGTGCCGCAGCTTCACCCCCACCTTGGGTGTGGGAGTGCTCCATGTACTCGCAG GTCTGTGCTCTCTTGGCACCGTCTGCTGTTTCCTGGCCGGGGTGGACTTGCTCCCAAAACAAAAAGGGGTGGAGGGCTCGCTGGGGTGGTCCCTCTACCTCGCACTCATCTCCGTCCCTCTGCAGATGATGGCAGCCGCTTTGTTCCTGTGGGCGGCTCGGAGTCACAGCAAAAACTACACCCGCGTGACCGCTTACAGAGTAGCCTAA